One part of the Sulfolobus tengchongensis genome encodes these proteins:
- a CDS encoding type II toxin-antitoxin system VapC family toxin codes for MKYFDTSVIILSILNDYRREKALRELRSGGITSDLGLIELVSYLSRNLNGSPLPYAIKILSQFNISVRSLFSYANTPLGNILEVFYNGIKLAETVKLKTLDLLHVSYAILLGVNELITADKEFIKAENLLNERGIILKIIE; via the coding sequence TTGAAATATTTTGATACAAGTGTTATTATATTATCAATTCTTAACGACTATAGAAGAGAAAAAGCATTAAGAGAGTTAAGAAGTGGGGGAATTACCTCAGATTTAGGACTAATTGAGCTGGTCAGTTATTTGTCGAGAAATCTAAACGGTTCACCATTACCTTATGCAATAAAAATTCTCTCACAGTTTAACATAAGTGTAAGAAGTTTATTCAGTTACGCAAATACACCGTTAGGAAATATTCTCGAAGTATTTTACAATGGAATAAAATTAGCTGAAACCGTAAAGCTGAAAACTTTAGATTTACTCCATGTCAGCTATGCTATATTGTTAGGGGTTAATGAACTAATTACTGCTGATAAGGAATTCATTAAAGCTGAAAATCTGTTAAACGAGAGAGGGATTATTCTTAAAATCATAGAATAA